The proteins below are encoded in one region of Halalkalicoccus jeotgali B3:
- a CDS encoding PHP domain-containing protein, translating to MREYDLQVHTDASPCSRAAPRDVVEAACKAGLDGIAITNHDTLEGYAAVDDLAPAELTVIPGVEVTTTQGHLLALDVREVPARGDPLTVIDRVHDQGGLAVLSHPFDRLREYYTDDLEEIVTHVDGVEVCNSRCIVPHYNRRAQTFAVTHDLAMTGGSDAHFPMEIGRVRTICDRPVLEAIRANGTDTAGRGGYLSGHVATKLNDLLAFMHI from the coding sequence ATGAGGGAATATGATCTCCAAGTCCACACCGACGCCTCGCCCTGTTCACGGGCCGCGCCACGAGACGTCGTCGAGGCGGCCTGCAAGGCAGGCCTCGACGGGATCGCGATCACGAACCACGATACGCTCGAGGGATATGCAGCGGTCGACGACCTCGCACCGGCGGAACTAACGGTGATTCCCGGGGTCGAGGTGACGACGACTCAGGGCCATCTCCTCGCGCTCGACGTTCGGGAAGTACCCGCACGTGGGGACCCCCTCACCGTAATCGACCGAGTGCACGATCAAGGTGGTCTTGCGGTCCTCTCCCATCCGTTCGATCGGCTCCGGGAGTACTACACCGACGACCTCGAAGAGATCGTGACCCACGTTGACGGCGTGGAGGTCTGCAACTCGCGGTGTATCGTCCCCCACTACAACCGTCGCGCGCAGACGTTCGCGGTTACACATGACCTGGCCATGACCGGCGGGAGCGATGCGCACTTTCCTATGGAGATCGGCCGAGTCAGGACGATCTGTGACCGTCCGGTCCTCGAGGCGATCCGCGCGAACGGGACCGATACGGCGGGCCGTGGCGGCTACCTCTCAGGCCACGTCGCGACCAAGCTCAACGACCTTCTCGCCTTCATGCACATATGA
- a CDS encoding UbiA prenyltransferase family protein: MLLGIVFSKNLFDLEAWASLLVGVVAFTAVAGTMYVFNDINDLEEDRNHPEKRHRPIASGQVSVPVAAGFAVLLAVGGLGAAYSVGPVFLAVLAVYVAQNVLYSLYFKQVVYVDVILVALGFVLRAIAGVIAIDVFLSPWLIVSTSLLALVLALGKRRHELESTTEPQETRSVLTEYAKSDVDQLLVMTMASLLMAYSLYTFSRTDPVMMVTLPFAFFGVFRYHHLVYTTDIASQPQYLFTDRPSVVNLILWACVSVLMLYNVPERVLAALGVVG, from the coding sequence ATGCTCTTAGGGATCGTTTTCTCGAAAAACCTTTTCGACCTTGAGGCATGGGCTAGCCTCCTCGTCGGGGTCGTTGCCTTTACCGCCGTCGCCGGTACGATGTACGTCTTCAACGATATCAATGACCTCGAGGAGGACCGAAACCACCCTGAAAAACGACATCGGCCTATCGCAAGTGGACAGGTCTCCGTCCCCGTCGCCGCCGGGTTCGCCGTGCTCCTCGCCGTCGGCGGCTTGGGCGCCGCCTACAGTGTTGGCCCCGTTTTTCTCGCGGTGTTAGCCGTCTATGTCGCCCAAAACGTGCTCTACTCCCTCTACTTCAAGCAAGTAGTCTACGTCGACGTTATCCTCGTCGCCCTCGGGTTCGTCCTTCGAGCGATCGCTGGCGTCATCGCTATTGACGTCTTCTTGAGCCCGTGGTTGATCGTGAGCACCTCCCTGCTCGCGTTGGTCTTGGCCCTCGGAAAACGCCGTCACGAACTCGAATCCACGACCGAGCCCCAGGAGACCCGTTCGGTGCTCACCGAGTACGCAAAGAGCGACGTCGATCAGCTGCTCGTCATGACGATGGCGTCACTGCTGATGGCCTACTCGCTATATACATTCTCCCGGACCGATCCGGTGATGATGGTCACGCTTCCGTTCGCCTTCTTTGGGGTTTTTCGCTACCATCACCTCGTCTATACCACCGACATCGCGAGCCAGCCGCAGTACCTCTTTACCGATCGGCCATCAGTCGTGAACCTCATCCTCTGGGCGTGTGTTTCGGTACTTATGCTCTACAACGTTCCCGAGCGAGTACTTGCAGCACTGGGGGTCGTCGGATGA
- a CDS encoding MFS transporter, with amino-acid sequence MRYLSTLRQMVADLRSDGRGRMLLTIAFGWFLSISVRMIYPALLPHLRGAYDLTLTTAGLLLTVLWVAYAAGQLPAGILADWAGERLLLVASPLFAATMLALVVFASSPFVLFSATALFGVGTALYGVSRFTILNEIYPDQLGTATGVTLAAGDLGNAVMPPAAGFIAAAAAWQYGFGFAVPLFVLAAGGLWVTLPRRESAPTSLSESLALDGVLETLTRPSVLRGTVLLMFWSVIMQAFIGFYPTYLIDVKELSTTVATVLFGSFFALGILMKPVAGRVYDDIGVRLPLLVIMTTTCLALLSLPFVGTLWLFVLVTVLASTILGFETIVISDLTRRLPDGTQGTNLGALRTVYIGLGALSPVAFGAIADRGYFNEAFLGVAALAGVVVLLVFFTIEY; translated from the coding sequence ATGCGATATCTCTCGACCCTGCGGCAGATGGTGGCGGACCTCCGGAGCGACGGGCGTGGGCGGATGCTTCTGACCATCGCCTTCGGCTGGTTCCTCTCGATCAGCGTCCGGATGATCTACCCGGCGTTGCTTCCCCACCTCCGTGGCGCGTACGACCTCACGCTTACGACCGCCGGCCTCCTGTTGACGGTGCTCTGGGTCGCGTACGCCGCCGGACAGCTCCCCGCGGGAATCCTCGCCGACTGGGCCGGGGAGCGCCTGCTGTTGGTCGCAAGCCCCCTTTTCGCGGCGACGATGCTCGCGCTCGTCGTCTTTGCGAGCTCGCCGTTCGTCCTCTTTTCAGCGACCGCGCTCTTCGGTGTCGGGACGGCGCTGTACGGCGTCTCGCGCTTTACGATCCTCAACGAGATCTATCCCGATCAGCTCGGGACGGCCACCGGCGTGACGCTGGCCGCCGGCGATCTCGGGAACGCGGTGATGCCACCCGCCGCCGGGTTCATCGCGGCGGCGGCAGCCTGGCAGTACGGCTTCGGGTTTGCCGTCCCGCTGTTCGTTCTGGCCGCGGGCGGGCTCTGGGTGACGCTCCCGCGACGGGAGTCCGCACCGACCTCCCTGAGCGAGAGCCTCGCGCTCGACGGCGTCCTCGAAACGCTCACCCGGCCGAGCGTGCTGCGGGGGACCGTCCTGTTGATGTTCTGGAGCGTGATCATGCAGGCGTTCATCGGGTTCTACCCGACGTATCTCATCGACGTGAAGGAGCTCTCGACGACGGTCGCGACCGTCCTGTTTGGCTCCTTTTTCGCACTCGGCATTCTCATGAAGCCGGTCGCGGGCCGGGTCTACGACGACATCGGCGTTCGGCTCCCGTTGCTGGTGATCATGACCACGACCTGCCTGGCCCTCCTTTCGCTCCCCTTCGTCGGGACGCTCTGGCTGTTCGTCCTCGTGACCGTCCTCGCAAGCACCATCCTCGGGTTCGAGACGATCGTAATTTCCGACCTCACCCGGCGTCTCCCGGACGGAACCCAGGGGACGAATCTGGGAGCCCTTCGGACGGTCTACATCGGACTCGGCGCGCTAAGCCCGGTCGCCTTCGGCGCGATCGCAGACCGTGGGTACTTCAACGAGGCGTTCCTCGGCGTCGCCGCCCTCGCCGGCGTGGTCGTTCTCCTCGTCTTCTTCACGATCGAGTACTGA
- a CDS encoding NAD-dependent epimerase/dehydratase family protein has translation MMGVSEIDNIDAAESQYDSVLITGGTGFLGLHTCQYFADRGWDVTAYDLKPFNKDDDTAEIGFIEGDVRNENALQEAIQDADADVLVHTAAALPLWDDDEIREVTIEGTRSVLWAAKEADVERVVYISSTAVYGTHDSHPITEESPLDGVGAYGNAKVEAERICEDFRRMGMCVPILRPKTFIGPQRLGVFQVLFDWIEDGANVPLVGWGNNQYQLMHVDDLVRAIELMFLLDEDDVNDTFNVGAEEYGTMKEDFQAPIDEAGTGKRVVGTPATLTVLALRALNAFDLSPLYPWVYETAHEDSYVSVEKLRGLGWEPEYSNQEALVDTYRWYLNNYEAKGAQAGKDHRVAWDQGALTVVKELFKKF, from the coding sequence ATGATGGGAGTGAGCGAGATAGATAACATCGATGCTGCGGAATCACAGTACGATTCGGTCCTGATCACTGGAGGAACGGGGTTTCTCGGCCTGCACACGTGTCAGTACTTCGCCGACCGGGGATGGGACGTGACGGCCTATGACCTCAAACCGTTCAACAAGGACGATGACACGGCAGAGATCGGATTCATCGAGGGTGACGTCCGTAATGAGAACGCCCTTCAGGAGGCGATTCAGGACGCCGATGCGGATGTACTCGTCCACACCGCGGCGGCGCTCCCATTGTGGGACGACGATGAGATTCGAGAGGTGACCATTGAAGGAACTAGATCCGTCCTATGGGCAGCAAAGGAAGCGGACGTCGAACGCGTAGTCTACATCTCCTCGACAGCTGTCTACGGTACACATGACTCCCATCCGATTACCGAAGAGTCGCCGTTGGACGGGGTCGGTGCGTACGGCAACGCGAAGGTCGAGGCCGAGCGGATCTGTGAGGACTTCAGACGAATGGGGATGTGTGTCCCGATCCTGCGTCCCAAGACGTTTATCGGTCCCCAGCGACTCGGCGTGTTCCAGGTCCTGTTCGACTGGATCGAGGACGGGGCTAACGTCCCGTTGGTGGGATGGGGGAACAACCAGTACCAACTGATGCACGTCGATGACCTCGTCCGGGCGATCGAATTGATGTTTCTGCTGGACGAGGACGACGTGAACGACACGTTCAATGTGGGCGCCGAAGAGTACGGGACGATGAAGGAGGACTTCCAGGCCCCGATCGACGAGGCGGGGACCGGAAAGCGGGTCGTCGGAACGCCCGCGACGCTGACCGTCCTCGCATTGCGGGCGTTGAACGCGTTCGATCTCTCGCCGCTGTATCCCTGGGTCTACGAGACGGCCCACGAGGACTCGTATGTCTCGGTCGAGAAACTCCGTGGACTCGGCTGGGAACCCGAGTACTCCAATCAGGAGGCCTTGGTCGATACCTATCGGTGGTATCTGAACAACTACGAGGCGAAGGGTGCACAGGCTGGGAAGGACCATCGGGTCGCCTGGGACCAAGGGGCGTTGACTGTCGTCAAGGAGCTCTTCAAGAAATTCTGA
- a CDS encoding glycosyltransferase family 39 protein yields MSFAAIALELPWTDNSPPLYYLVLDIWTATFGYGESTLRLLSALFGIATIVVIYLLGSELYSRDVGLLSAGLLSVSAFHIWYAQEARMYTLLAFLASLSYLFLLKSMNEEARTEYVVLYVVSTVALGYTHMFGLFVILSQSLFIFSDLVLFEGKTDRKAIVRWVTIQGTVGILLLPYVRVLLVRVLTGRGEVWVSIPPIPYLVTTPLSYFGTSRILQWPPAVYLGLLALIGMLGVVAILPFSRLPGRQVSAESSHIHADERPAQPRAAFLLVLWVMIPIAVPIVITYAITPIFVQRYTIPASIGLFILIARGISRLPRPSARVMAVVLVLSVCLFPLPTMYADDQREQWRESAQYVAGGADGDDLVLLSRGDLEYPFDYYFDSEATVTSASENTLREEQLDQVRDSETVWFVFSHGTRAQEAEMQNAIERTHRPAETRGYNDIRIVKYVAEG; encoded by the coding sequence ATGTCGTTTGCCGCGATCGCGCTCGAACTCCCTTGGACGGACAACAGTCCGCCGTTGTATTACCTCGTGCTCGACATCTGGACGGCGACGTTCGGATACGGCGAATCGACCCTCCGGCTACTGTCAGCTTTGTTCGGAATCGCCACCATTGTCGTGATCTACCTGCTGGGCTCGGAACTGTACTCGAGAGATGTCGGCCTCCTCAGTGCGGGACTCCTCTCGGTGTCGGCGTTTCATATCTGGTACGCGCAGGAGGCCCGCATGTATACGCTGCTTGCGTTCCTCGCGTCGCTGTCGTATCTCTTCCTGTTGAAATCGATGAACGAAGAGGCCAGAACGGAATACGTCGTCCTCTACGTGGTCTCCACGGTCGCGCTTGGATACACCCACATGTTCGGCTTGTTCGTCATCTTGTCTCAATCGTTGTTTATCTTCAGCGATCTGGTGCTGTTTGAGGGGAAGACGGACAGGAAAGCGATCGTACGCTGGGTAACGATCCAAGGGACTGTCGGCATTCTCCTTCTCCCGTACGTGCGGGTCCTTCTGGTCCGCGTGCTTACCGGTCGGGGCGAGGTGTGGGTATCCATCCCCCCGATTCCGTACCTCGTTACGACACCACTGTCGTACTTCGGCACTTCCCGGATCCTCCAGTGGCCTCCGGCGGTGTATCTCGGACTCCTCGCGCTTATCGGCATGCTTGGTGTCGTCGCCATACTTCCGTTCTCTCGACTACCAGGTCGGCAAGTATCGGCGGAGTCATCCCACATCCACGCGGATGAGAGACCCGCACAGCCGCGGGCGGCGTTTCTCCTTGTCTTATGGGTTATGATCCCAATCGCGGTTCCGATCGTCATCACCTATGCGATCACCCCGATCTTCGTTCAGCGATATACGATTCCCGCTTCGATCGGCCTGTTCATACTTATTGCAAGAGGGATTTCGAGACTCCCTCGTCCATCGGCCCGGGTCATGGCAGTGGTCCTCGTGTTGTCTGTCTGTCTGTTCCCGTTGCCGACCATGTACGCTGATGATCAACGCGAACAGTGGCGTGAATCCGCCCAGTACGTCGCAGGCGGTGCTGACGGGGATGATCTGGTCCTCCTCAGTCGGGGCGATTTGGAGTACCCGTTCGACTACTACTTCGACTCCGAGGCGACGGTGACGTCGGCATCCGAGAACACACTCCGAGAGGAGCAGCTAGATCAAGTCAGGGATTCGGAGACTGTCTGGTTCGTCTTTTCTCACGGAACTCGGGCCCAAGAAGCAGAGATGCAGAACGCG
- a CDS encoding arylsulfotransferase (asst), whose protein sequence is MSDRSDSAGRRVRSLLSRNHLRIAFVVLVLLSSVVLANGATGDHLTTASEEDVPRAPATDGHTVITESGKTGTITAYAPDGSVIYYDNSRTKYYDVDPVEGDPMTIEYTATDTINSQGVTCSDPPCSLNVIERVDLETGEKEVIYERYDASDYSSEWHDADRIDENRILVGDMVEDRMFIVNTETEIVEWSWDVQSAYPIEGGGPFPRDWAHLNDVEYIESEGDPMNGTMMASLRNQDQVVFVDPEEGLQENWTLGSENNHDIMFEQHNPDYIPEENGGPAITVADSENARVQEFQREDGEWTRSWEWSDDRMQWPRDVDRLPDGNTLITDTHGHRVMEVNPAGEIVWAVESSRPYEAERLETGAESTNGQSARELGLESRTPGDFNEDDSGASADSAASGFDPIGTLAGLFGELAATVISYFSFRLYNALIFITPIWMGNPEFGAAGVLILTLLVWGVLEFGWRLYDSRLTVRNPIQWGGSGK, encoded by the coding sequence GTGAGTGACCGTTCAGACTCGGCCGGTAGGCGTGTGCGATCGCTTCTCTCGCGAAACCACCTTCGGATCGCGTTCGTCGTCCTCGTGCTCCTCTCGAGCGTAGTTCTTGCTAACGGAGCAACAGGCGATCACTTGACGACGGCCAGCGAGGAGGACGTCCCACGCGCGCCGGCCACCGATGGCCACACGGTGATCACCGAATCCGGCAAAACCGGAACGATCACCGCCTACGCCCCTGACGGAAGCGTGATCTACTACGATAACTCCCGGACGAAGTACTACGACGTCGATCCGGTCGAGGGCGACCCGATGACCATCGAGTACACCGCGACCGATACGATCAACTCCCAGGGAGTGACCTGTAGCGATCCCCCGTGTTCACTGAACGTTATCGAGCGTGTCGACCTCGAGACCGGCGAGAAGGAGGTCATCTACGAGCGCTACGACGCGAGCGACTACTCCTCCGAATGGCACGACGCCGACCGGATCGACGAGAACCGCATTCTCGTTGGTGACATGGTCGAGGACCGGATGTTCATCGTCAACACCGAAACGGAGATCGTCGAGTGGTCGTGGGACGTCCAGTCCGCCTATCCCATCGAGGGCGGCGGTCCGTTCCCACGTGACTGGGCACATCTCAACGACGTCGAGTACATCGAGAGCGAGGGTGATCCGATGAACGGCACCATGATGGCGAGCTTGCGCAATCAAGACCAGGTCGTGTTCGTCGATCCCGAGGAAGGCCTCCAAGAGAACTGGACGCTCGGATCGGAGAACAACCATGACATCATGTTCGAGCAGCACAACCCCGATTACATTCCCGAGGAGAACGGTGGCCCGGCGATCACCGTTGCCGACTCCGAGAACGCCCGCGTCCAGGAGTTCCAACGAGAGGACGGTGAGTGGACGCGAAGTTGGGAGTGGTCCGATGATCGGATGCAGTGGCCCCGTGACGTCGATCGGCTCCCCGACGGGAACACGCTCATTACCGACACCCACGGCCACCGCGTTATGGAAGTGAATCCCGCCGGCGAGATCGTCTGGGCGGTCGAATCGTCGCGGCCATACGAGGCCGAGCGACTAGAGACCGGTGCGGAAAGCACGAACGGGCAGAGCGCACGGGAACTCGGCCTCGAATCACGAACACCGGGCGATTTCAACGAGGATGATAGCGGGGCGAGCGCCGATAGCGCTGCGAGTGGCTTCGATCCGATCGGGACGCTCGCCGGTCTGTTCGGCGAACTCGCCGCAACCGTTATCTCGTACTTCTCGTTCCGACTCTACAACGCTCTTATCTTCATCACCCCGATCTGGATGGGCAACCCCGAGTTCGGCGCGGCTGGCGTCCTGATCTTGACACTTCTCGTCTGGGGGGTGCTTGAATTTGGGTGGCGTCTCTACGACTCACGACTCACGGTTCGCAATCCCATACAGTGGGGCGGTTCCGGGAAGTAA
- a CDS encoding PLP-dependent cysteine synthase family protein translates to MEQPVAGSTDRSRIRDAPTIAPYPECEDPILGRTGGTPIVEYGGDGPGRIYCKLEYENPTGSMKDRVALGMISSMRANGDIDGEGPVVEASSGNTGGAVALVCARLGLECEITFPEGTSGQKSGYMEAYGASTRPCPDVASGHEDYYHREAKRIAEKTGGTFLNQYENELNPQVHYEWTGEEVLEQLGGEVTHIVSPMGTGGTVSGIARRVKEEYPEVRVIGVDGEKSNIWTAFHGEEPVEYDVAVEGLGKSERLPTMWFEYIDDVRAVADEAAFERARAEARDGLLIGPSSAAALEVADEYSTDPEAVVLTMVCDNGDQYFDVLNGS, encoded by the coding sequence ATGGAGCAACCGGTAGCCGGTTCCACCGATCGCAGCCGGATCAGGGACGCTCCGACGATCGCGCCGTACCCGGAGTGTGAGGACCCGATACTGGGGAGGACAGGGGGGACACCGATCGTCGAGTACGGCGGGGACGGGCCCGGACGGATCTACTGCAAACTGGAGTACGAGAACCCGACTGGATCGATGAAAGACCGCGTCGCGCTAGGGATGATCTCGTCAATGCGGGCGAACGGCGATATCGACGGCGAGGGGCCGGTAGTCGAGGCGAGTTCGGGTAACACGGGTGGGGCCGTCGCGCTCGTGTGTGCGCGACTGGGACTGGAGTGTGAGATCACCTTCCCGGAGGGGACGAGCGGGCAGAAGTCGGGATATATGGAGGCCTATGGTGCGAGTACGAGGCCGTGTCCGGACGTCGCGTCCGGTCACGAGGACTACTACCATCGGGAGGCCAAACGGATCGCCGAGAAGACGGGTGGCACCTTCCTCAACCAATACGAAAACGAGTTGAACCCTCAGGTCCACTACGAGTGGACCGGCGAGGAAGTCCTCGAGCAGCTCGGTGGAGAGGTGACTCACATCGTCTCGCCGATGGGGACGGGTGGGACCGTCTCGGGGATCGCTCGTCGCGTAAAGGAAGAGTACCCCGAGGTGCGGGTCATCGGCGTCGACGGTGAGAAATCGAACATCTGGACGGCCTTTCACGGCGAGGAGCCCGTCGAGTACGACGTCGCCGTCGAGGGGCTCGGGAAATCCGAACGGCTTCCGACGATGTGGTTCGAGTATATCGACGACGTACGGGCGGTGGCCGACGAGGCGGCCTTCGAGCGCGCACGAGCTGAGGCGCGAGACGGGCTGCTCATCGGACCGAGTTCCGCCGCCGCGCTGGAAGTCGCCGATGAGTACAGCACGGATCCGGAGGCTGTCGTGTTGACGATGGTGTGTGATAATGGCGATCAGTACTTCGACGTGCTCAACGGGAGCTGA
- a CDS encoding lysylphosphatidylglycerol synthase transmembrane domain-containing protein → MNGTLSAAGRAVRRHGLWLTALLTVGVFFALFLFGDAAEVSRAIIAIEPWRIGAVIVLATVSYGIRFAKWEYFLRELAITIPLKTSLLAFFSGLMMVVTPGKAGEVWKAWFLRDLRGVPVSRTASVVGAERVTDLLALSAFALLGLVVYEQSSTVLIGVLAVFLVGIGLLQWRTFCLGLLSRLEPLPIIGPYANELEEFYESAYALFQFRPLAVSLLISLLAWGLEGAALWIVLDGFSTQAALPVALFVFGLGSVIGAASLLPGGLAATEASMVGMLVVLGYTQSVAVSSTLLIRVGTLWYGAVLGTAVFVTYRFVRDRDQSAHPSR, encoded by the coding sequence ATGAATGGGACCCTCTCCGCCGCCGGACGCGCCGTTCGCCGACACGGACTCTGGCTCACGGCCCTCCTGACGGTCGGGGTCTTCTTCGCGCTGTTCCTGTTCGGCGACGCGGCCGAGGTCAGTCGGGCGATTATCGCCATCGAGCCGTGGCGGATCGGCGCAGTGATAGTGCTCGCCACGGTGAGCTACGGGATCCGATTCGCGAAATGGGAGTACTTCCTCCGGGAACTGGCCATCACGATTCCGCTCAAGACCAGTCTATTGGCCTTTTTCAGCGGTCTGATGATGGTTGTTACCCCCGGCAAAGCGGGGGAGGTCTGGAAAGCATGGTTCCTCCGGGACCTCCGGGGCGTTCCAGTGAGTCGGACTGCCTCAGTCGTCGGGGCCGAACGCGTCACCGACCTGCTCGCGCTCTCGGCGTTCGCGCTCCTTGGCCTAGTGGTCTACGAGCAATCCTCGACGGTACTGATCGGCGTGCTGGCGGTCTTTCTCGTCGGCATCGGCCTGCTCCAGTGGCGAACGTTCTGTCTCGGGCTTTTAAGCCGGCTCGAACCCCTCCCGATCATCGGACCGTACGCGAACGAGCTCGAAGAGTTCTACGAGAGTGCCTACGCGCTGTTCCAGTTCCGTCCGCTGGCCGTCTCGCTTCTCATTAGCCTGCTCGCCTGGGGACTCGAGGGCGCGGCTCTCTGGATCGTACTCGATGGGTTCAGCACACAGGCAGCCCTGCCGGTAGCGCTGTTCGTGTTCGGTCTCGGTTCGGTCATCGGCGCGGCGAGCCTCCTCCCCGGTGGGTTGGCTGCCACCGAGGCCAGCATGGTTGGGATGCTCGTCGTCCTCGGCTACACCCAGTCCGTCGCCGTCAGCTCGACGCTCCTCATCCGTGTCGGGACACTCTGGTATGGTGCAGTACTTGGCACCGCCGTCTTCGTCACCTACCGCTTCGTCCGCGATCGGGATCAGTCTGCGCACCCGAGCCGATGA
- a CDS encoding sodium:solute symporter family protein, protein MQVEPQEVSLGWEIAVLTVLGLALMIFIGWYSYNRRVGVDVDDFFSASKSLGFLIIGLTIFADSYSGNSFLGYAAETYRSGAWFLVYPQFMVAAVIGSLIVAPPLINLGLKWDYTSPIDYLEHRFDSRVAFLAVFFLLWGTFLQFTEQFFAMGYLGNVASGGVLPYQLVIVLFAVVILLYVGLGGFRGTALTAAVQGTLMLFSLSLMLLLIGMLDGFTAQMETVWQQAPEKLTLPDTATMRGWYSTIVLILLGLPTYIHIQQFYLGVRDAEDLRSTFRLQAPVFFFAAITLWIIGMFASGVFPGLSQSQSEQVVPYLLGAFVQLEGSTLLPSLIALGVIMATLSTAGATVMVVSMVLAKDLYGRFIDPNAPDGQVINVSRVFLALSLVVALGIAFRPSLTIWTWTELKFEFLLQATPLFVFGLYTHRVKNTPAIAGMLVGCAVAIALYLTGNPEVYSFHAGIIGLIANSAVFLGGSFLSGQDAETERAKRILEYNSIAVANAEDERDVRYVLPAETKSFWIGLTIIVALMVPWYAPAAWNARLAFGLPIWTWVIIGALVLETLFVVFSTYIWRPKGPTSSGQDAPHEEETTAD, encoded by the coding sequence ATGCAAGTAGAGCCCCAAGAGGTCTCGCTGGGCTGGGAGATCGCGGTCCTGACCGTCCTCGGGCTGGCACTGATGATCTTCATCGGGTGGTATTCGTACAACAGACGGGTCGGGGTCGACGTCGATGACTTCTTCTCTGCGAGCAAGTCGCTTGGTTTTCTAATCATCGGCCTCACGATCTTTGCCGATTCGTACAGTGGGAATTCGTTTCTGGGCTACGCGGCCGAAACGTACCGGTCGGGGGCTTGGTTTCTCGTCTACCCGCAGTTCATGGTGGCGGCAGTGATTGGCTCGCTCATCGTTGCGCCGCCGTTGATCAACCTCGGGTTGAAATGGGATTACACGTCCCCGATCGACTATCTCGAACATCGGTTTGACTCCCGGGTCGCGTTTCTGGCCGTGTTTTTCCTACTCTGGGGGACGTTCCTCCAGTTCACCGAGCAGTTCTTCGCGATGGGGTATCTCGGAAACGTCGCCTCCGGTGGGGTGTTACCCTACCAACTCGTGATCGTTCTCTTCGCGGTCGTCATTCTCCTCTATGTCGGCCTCGGTGGGTTTAGGGGGACAGCACTGACCGCGGCGGTCCAGGGAACGCTGATGCTCTTTTCGCTCTCGTTGATGTTGCTGTTGATTGGCATGCTCGACGGGTTTACCGCCCAGATGGAGACGGTCTGGCAGCAGGCACCCGAGAAGCTGACGCTTCCGGATACGGCGACGATGCGGGGGTGGTACAGTACGATCGTGTTGATCTTGCTCGGGCTGCCGACGTACATCCACATCCAGCAGTTCTATCTCGGAGTCCGCGACGCAGAGGACCTCAGGAGTACCTTCCGGCTCCAGGCGCCGGTCTTCTTTTTCGCCGCGATCACGCTCTGGATCATCGGGATGTTCGCAAGCGGCGTCTTCCCAGGACTCTCGCAATCCCAGTCCGAGCAAGTCGTCCCCTATTTATTGGGTGCGTTCGTCCAGCTCGAAGGGAGCACGCTTCTGCCCTCGCTGATCGCGCTGGGCGTGATCATGGCGACGCTCTCGACGGCCGGGGCGACGGTGATGGTCGTCTCGATGGTTCTCGCAAAGGACCTCTACGGGCGGTTCATCGACCCGAACGCCCCCGACGGTCAGGTCATCAACGTCAGTCGCGTCTTCTTGGCGCTCTCGCTGGTAGTGGCATTGGGAATCGCCTTCAGACCCTCGCTGACAATCTGGACGTGGACCGAGCTGAAGTTCGAGTTCTTGTTGCAGGCGACCCCGTTGTTCGTCTTCGGGCTCTACACCCATCGAGTGAAGAACACGCCCGCCATCGCCGGGATGCTCGTCGGCTGTGCGGTGGCGATCGCGCTCTACCTGACCGGCAACCCCGAGGTCTACAGCTTCCACGCCGGCATCATCGGCCTCATCGCGAACTCCGCCGTATTCCTCGGCGGGAGCTTTCTTTCGGGCCAAGACGCCGAGACGGAGCGGGCCAAACGGATCCTCGAATACAACTCGATCGCCGTCGCCAACGCCGAAGACGAGAGAGATGTTAGGTACGTCCTGCCGGCCGAAACCAAGAGCTTCTGGATCGGACTTACCATCATCGTCGCCCTGATGGTGCCGTGGTATGCACCGGCAGCCTGGAACGCCCGGTTGGCGTTTGGGTTGCCGATCTGGACGTGGGTAATCATCGGTGCGCTAGTCCTCGAGACGCTCTTTGTCGTGTTTTCGACCTACATCTGGCGGCCGAAGGGACCGACGAGCAGCGGCCAGGACGCACCCCACGAGGAGGAGACGACGGCTGACTGA